The nucleotide window TCGGCGGGCCGGCCGGGCGGGCGCGGCTGCTCGACCGGCCTGCCACGGCCGCCGGCCGCACGGACGGCTCGCGTCACATCGCCGAGCTCGACCCCGAGCATCCGCGCGAGCTCGCGCGTGTACCCGGGCCGAAGCGCCGGATCACGGATGTCTGCGACGACCGGAGCGGCCGCGCGCAGCGCCCCCACCCGGCCCTCGACCGTCTCGAGGTCGAAGCGCGAGATCGTCTGGCGGATCGCGAACTCGAACATCGGCGTCTTCGTCTCGACGAGGCGGCGCACCGCCGCATCCCCCTTCGCCAGGCGCAGATCGCACGGGTCGAGGCCGTCGGGGGCGACCGCGACGAAGGTCTGCGCCGCGAAGCGCTGCTCCTCGCCGAAGGCGCGCATCGCCGCCTGCTGGCCGGCCGCATCGCCGTCGAAGGTGAACACGACCTCGCCGACGCCCGAGTCGTCGCCGAGCACCCGGCGCAGCAGCTTGATGTGCTCGGCGCCGAACGCGGTGCCGCACGTCGCGATCGCCGTCGTCACGCCCGCGAGATGGCACGCCATGACGTCCGTGTAGCCCTCGACGACGACGACGCGACGCTGCTTGGAGATCTCCCGTTTGGCCAGATCCAGCCCGTACAGCACCTGGGCCTTGTGATACACCGCCGTTTCGGGCGTGTTCAGGTATTTCGGGCCCTGATCGTCGTCCAGCAGACGCCTGGCGCCGAAGCCGACGGTCTGCCCGGTGACGTCGCGGATCGGCCACACCAGCCGGCCGCGGAAACGGTCGTAGACGCCGCGGTCGCCCTGCGAGACGAGGCCCGCGGCGGCGAGCTCCTCGGTGACGAAGCCGCGCGCGGTGAGGTGCTTGGTCAGCGCATCCCAGCTCTTCGGGGCGAAGCCGACGCCGAAACGGTCGGCGGCGGCCGGATCGAAGCCGCGCTCGCCGAGGAAGCGGCGGGCCGGTTCGGCGTCGGGGGCCGCAAGCCGCTCGACGAAGAACTCCGCTGCCGCCTGATTGGCCGCGAGGATGCGTGCCCGGTTGCCGAGGTTCTTGCCCGGACCGCCGTCCTCGTAGTGGAGCTCGAAGGCGATCCGCCCCGCCAGGCGCTCGACGGCTTCGGAGAAGGTGACGTGATCCATCCGCTGCAGGAAGGTGTAGACGTCGCCGGACTCCCCGCAGCCGAAGCAGTGGTAGTAGCCGAGCTGAGGGCGGACGTGGAAGCTGGGGCTGCGCTCGTCGTGGAAGGGGCACAGGCCCTTCATGGAACCGACGCCCGCCGATTTCAGGGCCACATGCTCGCCGACGATATCGGCGATGTTCGTGCGGGCTTTGACCTCTTCGACATCGCTCTGTCGAATCCGGCCTGCCATGGCGTTCATCCTATCCTCGCGCGGGGGTCGGGATGCCGCGCGCCGCGGCTCGGTGCCGGACGAAACCCCGTGCCGGACGAGGCTCAGTGCCGGACGAGGCTCAGTGCCGGACGAGGCGTTCGTACCAGGCGAGCGCCGACTGGTCGGTGAGGCTGGCGACCTGATCGACGATGACGCGTGTGCGGGCGGCATCGTCGGCGGCGGCACGCCAGTCGGCCGCGAAACCGGGGTCGAGGTGCGCGGCGCCGGTCTCGGAGAGCACCTCGGCCAGGCCCGCCAGCACCACGCGCTGCTCGGCGTAGATCGGCTGGCGGGTGTTGCGCGACATCACATGCGTGGCGACGATCCCCTTCAGCACGGCGATCTCGGCGGAGACCTCGGGCGGAACGACGATCGACGCGCCGAAGCGGGCCAGCTGCGTCTGCGGATACGCCTCGCGGGTCGCGGCCTCGGCGCCGTGCACGAAGCGGCCGATCAGCTGGCTCGTCAGGTTCTTCAGCGCGGCGAGCTCCTCGCGCGACCCCGACCAGCCGCCGAGCCAGCCGTCGAGTCCGTCGAGGCGGTCGAAGGCGGCCAGCAGCTCGTCCTCGGGCACCTCGTCGCCGATCCAGTCGAGCATGCCGCGAACGAGGGCGTCGTGGTCGCTGCGCGCCGTCAGCGCCGCCGGGTCGATGTAGCCGTTCACGATCGCGTCCTCGAAGTCGTGCACCGAGTAGGCGATGTCGTCGGAGAGGTCCATGACCTGCGCCTCGATGCAGCGCACCCGGGGCGGGGCGCCCCGCCGCATCCACTCGAATACCTCGACGTCGTCGCGGAAGAAGCCGTACTTGGCGCGCCCGCTCGGGTCGGCCACCGACGAATCGGCCGGCCACGGGTACTTGCAGCTGGCGTCGAGGCTCGCCCGGGTGAGGTTCAGGCCGTAGCTCGTGCCGTCGGGCCCGAAGACCTTCGGTTCGAGGCGGGTGAGGAGGCGGAGCGTCTGCGCATTGCCCTCGAAGCCGCCGATATCGGCGGCCCACTCGTTCAGCGCCCGCTCGCCGTTGTGCCCGAACGGCGGATGCCCGAGGTCGTGCGCGAGGCAGGCAGTATCGACCACGTCCGGGTCGAGGCCGAGGCTCTCGCCGAGCTCACGGCCCACCTGAGCGACCTCGAGCGAGTGCGTGAGCCGGTTGCGGGCGAAATCGAGGCCCGCGGTCGGGCTCAGCACCTGCGTCTTCGCCGCGAGACGCCGGAGGGCGCTCGAATGCAGCAGGCGGCCGCGGTCGCGCGCGAAGTCGCTCCGGGGTGTGAAGTGCTCCTCGGGCAGCCGGCGCTCGGCGTCGAAGCCCGTGTAGGCCGACGCGCGCGCTTCAGCCGCCACTGGTGTCCAGCTCCGCGTCGACGAGCGTCGTCCGGTCGCCGCCGGCGAGTTCGCGGGAGGCGAGCCAGCCCTCCGGCAGCGCCGGCGTCTTCGGGGTGCCCGCGCGACCGCGCGGGCCCTCGGCACCCTCCCCCGGGTACGGCGTCGAACGGTCGAGCGTACCGAGCAGCTCGTCGAGCTCGGCGAGCGACTCGACCGTGGCGAGCCGGGCCCGCAGCTCGCCGCCGACCGGATAGCCCTTGAAATACCAGGCGACGTGCTTGCGGATGTCGCGACACCCGCGGATCTCCGAATCGAAGAACTCCACGAGCAGCTCCGCATGCCGCCGGAACGCATCGGCGACCTCGCCGAGCGTCGGCTCCGCCTTCCGCGGCTCGCCCGTGAACGCCCCCGCGAGATCGCCGAACAGCCACGGCCGCCCGAGGCATCCACGCCCCACCACGACCCCGTCGGCGCCCGTCTCGGCCAGCATGCGCAAGGCGTCGTCGGCCGACCAGATGTCGCCGTTGCCGAGCACCGGGATGCTCGTGACCGTCTCCTTGAGCGCCCGGATCGCCGACCAGTCGGCCTGGCCCGAATAGAACTCGCTCGCCGTGCGCGCGTGCAGCGCGACTGCGGCGGCCCCGGCGCCCTCGGCGATGCGGCCCGCCTCCAGATACGTCAGATGGTCGGCGTCGATGCCCTTGCGCATCTTCACCGTGAGCGGAATGTCGCCGGCGGCACGCACGGCGCCCTCGACGATGCCGCGGAACAGCTCCGTCTTCCACGGCAGGGCCGCTCCCCCGCCCTTGCGCGTCACCTTCGGCACCGGGCACCCGAAGTTCAGATCGATATGATCGGCGCGATCCTCGGCGACGAGCAGCGTCACCGCATCGGCCACCGTCTTCGGGTCGACCCCGTACAACTGGATCGAACGCGGCGTCTCCGACTCGTGATGCGTGATCAGCCGCATCGACTCCGGGGTGCGCTCGACGAGGGCCCGGCTCGTGATCATCTCGCTCACGTACAGGCCCGCGCCGTACTCGCGGCACAGGCGCCGGAACGCCGTGTTCGTGATCCCCGCCATCGGGGCGAGCACGACGGGCACGTCGAGGGAGAGCCCGCCGATCGAGATCGGGCTCACGGGTCGGGTCATGGTCTCTGGCATATCCCCTCGATTCTCCCAGATTCCGGCCGAGTGCGGGCCGTGCGCGGTTAGTCTTTCCCTGTCGAAGGAGGCGTGGATGGCCGAGGAGCAGCCGAGCGGCGTCGAACGGGTGCGGGCGGATGCCGCCTCGCGCGGCCTCGAGATCGAAATCGTCGAACGGCCGGCAGCGGGAAGCCTCGCCGAAGCGGCGGCCCTGCTCGGCATCGAACCGGCCGACATCGTGAAGTCCCTCGTGCTGAAACGCAGCGACGACACCTTCGTGTTCGCCCTCGTGCCCGGCGGGCGGAAGATCAGCTGGCCGAAGCTGCGAACCCTGCTCGGCGTCAACAAGCTGCAGCTGCCCGACGCCGCCCTCGCGCTGGCCGCCACCGGCTACGAACGCGGCACGATCACCCCGCTCGGTTCGACGACCGCCTGGCCCGTCGTCGCCGACGTGTCGATCGCCGGCCGTCGCGTCTCGATGGGCGCAGGCGCCCACGGCTACAGCGCGTTCGTCGACGCAGGCCGGCTGATCGCCGCGCTCGAAGCGACCGTCGCCGACATCAGCGAGCCGGAGTAGCGGCCCCCGACCGCCCGGCGGGCGGCTCCGGGATGAAGCAGACGTCGCCCTCGCAGACCATCGCCTGCGGGTCGCCGGCGAGCACCGTGAACGGTGCGGGGGCCGCGGCCGGCGCTGCGGCATCCACCGCGGGGCCCTGCTCGGCGCTCACGCGGCCTCACCGCTGCGCTCGGCGCCGACCTGCGTGATGACCTGGCCGAAGACCTCGGCCGGCTGGGCGCCCGAGACGCCGTACTTGCCGTCGAAGACGAAGAACGGCACACCCTGGATGCCGTACGCGCCGGCCTGGGCGATATCGGCCTGCACGGCGGCGGCGTAACGACCGGATTCGAGGGCCTCGCGTGCGGCATCCGCATCGAGCCCGACCTCGGCCGCGAAGCCGACGAGCTCGTCGATGCGGCCGACGTGACCGCCCTCGGTGAAGTAGGCGCTGAGCAGCCGCTCCTTCAGCGCGAGCTGGGCGCCGTGCTCCTTCGCGAAGTGCAGCAGTTCGTGGGCCTTCAGCGTCTTCGTGTGCTTCAGCGCATCGAAGTCGTAGTCGAGGCCGGCGGCCTTCGCGACGCCCGACACATGACCGAGCATCTGGCGCACCTGCTCCTCGGGCATGCCCTTGTGCGCGGCGAGGAAGTCGATCTCGCTGCCCTCGAAGTCCACCGGGGTGTCGGGGGCGAGCTCGAAGGAGTGGTACTCGATCTCGATGTCGGGGGCGTTCTCGCCGAGGCCGGCGATGCCCGCCTCGAGGTGGCGCTTGCCGATGTAGCACCACGGGCAGGCGATATCGGACCAGATGTCGATCTTGATGGGGTCAGTCACGCCTGTGTCCAACGGCGATCCATGCGAACGTATTCCCGGCTCATCCAACGGCCGCGATCGAGGTCGACTCGCTTTCCGCTACTCGGCGATCGTCACGGCCCACCGCTGCTCCGGACTCCCTTCGACACGAAGTGTGAACTCGGGGATCGAAGAAACTTCGAACTGGTTCGCGGACGCTACACCCGTTGCAGCGCAGTCGAGCGGGAAGACTCCAATAGGGTCTATCTCGATCCGGATCTCACCTTCGCCCACACATGTCAGATAGACATGGACGATGTCTTTTTGGACGGGGTACTGGCCTACTATCGCACTTCCAACGACATCATCCAGAAAGCCGCGAACGCGCTGCCCTTCGAGATCCGGCTGGTAATGGGTCACGCCTCCAACTGAACTCGGTGCCGCCGAAAGGCGTCCCGAATCACGCGATTCCTGAGGTTCTTGCGACGGCGATGTGCATCCGACCAATAGTACCGAACCGGCCATCACCGCTGCTACGCACCCCCAGGCTCGAGAATTCATCCGAGCCAAGTCTTCCAGCCAACCGATGTAGGTGCCGTGAGTGTCCCCGTGGAGAGCGTTTGCTTCACACAGTTCGCGTTGTACCGCGTGTTCTTGAAGCGCACGGTATAGGCGTTCGTCCCGATCTGCGCATACCCTGTCCGGCCAGCGGCAACCGTATAGGTAGTGGAGAAGGACGTGCTGTAGGAGACGCTCGTCGTGATCGAGGATGAGACGGAAGCCTTGGCGGTGATGAGTGCACCGCTCACGCCGCCCTCAACCGGACCTGACACGCTTGCCGACATCGATCCACCGGCCGATGCCTTGAAGGTTACCGTGTTGGGCACATTTGTATTGTTGATCGAATGGTACGTCGGGCTCAGCCCTTTCCACGCACTCGAACTTGAAGTGACTTCTCGATAGATGCCGCTGGTATCGCAGGCTCCCAATGGCGACATATCTTCGGCATGTGCACGGCTCGGTCCGACAATGAGTGCCGTGAGCGAGAGCAGTCCTCCCGCAAGGATGATCGCAGACACCTTCATGCCGGCCCGACTCGCCCGTGAACCTGAAAGCATGATTGCCGCTCTTGGAGTTGCATGAATCGATCTTCTGATCGGCGAAGCAATACTCCCCCCCTGGCCCGAAGGTGTCAACCGGTATTCCGACAGCGACGCGTTTACGTCACGCGACGCGGATGCGTCACACCGCCGGGGCGTCCACCGCTCCCCCGAAGCGGCGGTTGCGCGAGGCGTACACGCCGATCGCCTCCCACAGGTCCTCGCGGGTGAAATCGGGCCAGAGGGTGTCGAGGAAGACCATCTCGGCGTACGCCGACTGCCACAGCATGAAGTTCGAGGTGCGCTGCTCGCCCGAGCTGCGCACGAAGAGATCCACATCCGGCAGCTCCGGCACGTACAGGCGGCGCGCGATGAGCTTCTCCGAGACCGCCGAGGGCTTCAGGCGCCCGGCGGCGACGTCGTCGGCGATCGAGCGCACCGCGTCCGTGATCTCGTTCCGGCCGCCGTAGTTCACGCACATCGTGAGGGTCAGGGTGCTGTTGCCGGCCGTCAGGCGTTCGGCGAAGCGCAGCTCGTCGATCACCGACTTCCAGAGCCTGGGGCGCCGCCCGGCCCAGCGGATCCGCACCCCCCACTCGTTCAGCTGATCGCGGCGGCGGTGCAGCACGTCGCGGTTGTAGCCCATGAGGAAGCGCACCTCCTCGGGGCTGCGCTTCCAGTTCTCGGTCGAGAACGCGTACACCGACAGATGCTTCACGCCGATCTGGATCGCGCCGGCGACGACGTCGAGCAGGGCCGCCTCGCCCGCCTTGTGCCCTTCGATGCGGGTCAGGCCCTTGCGGTTCGCCCAGCGCCCGTTGCCGTCCATGACGACGGCGACATGCTGGGGTACGGCGCCTTTCGGAAGCTTCGGGGGGTGGATGCCCGTCCAGTCGAGGGGGCGGAACGGCACCGCATCCGGGTGGGTGTAGGGGCTCACGCAGGGGTCTCTCTCGGAACGTGCGGCAGCGAGCGGAGGCCCCGCTCGAGGTGCCACTGGGTGTAGGCGGCGACGATGCCCGACGCCTGGTCGCGGTCGCGCTTCGCGGCCGCCTCGGCGAAGCCCCAGTCGCCGGCGAGCAGCGCCCCCAGCAGGGCGACCGTTCCGCGGTCGATGCGGGGCGAGCCGGGCGGGGCGCACTCGGCGCAGACGATGCCGCCGAGCTGCACGACGACCGCCTCGTGCTCCCCCGGCCGGCCGCAGCGGGCGCAGTCCTGGAACGACGGCGCCCAGCCGGCGAGGGCGAGGGAGCGCAGCAGATAGGAGTCGAGGGTGAGCGTCGGCCCGTGCTCGCCGCGCGCGAGGGAACGCAGGGCGCCGACGAGCAGCAGATACTGCTGCAGCGAACCTTCCGCCTCGGTGACGCGGTCGGCGGCCTCGACCATCGCGTTCGCGGCCGCATACGCCGCGTAGTCCTGCGTGATCGCCGCCCCGTAGGAGCCGAGCGACTCGGCCTGCGTCACCACGTCGAGGCTGCGGCCCTCGTACAGCTGCAGGTCGGCGACCATGAACGGTTCGAGCCTCGCGCCGAACTTCGAGCCCGTGCGGCGCACCCCCTTGGCCACCGCGCGCACCTTGCCGTGGCGCCGGGTGAGGAGCGTGAGGATGCGATCGGCTTCGCCCAGCTTGTGGGTGCGCAGCACGACGGCTTCATCTCGGTACACGGGCACCCTTCGATTCTCCCACCGGCATCCGGGTGTGGATGCCGGGCCGCGCCCGCCCCGCGTGGTTCACTGGTGCCGTGGAATCCTCCGCGCTCTTCACGATCCCGCTGTGGCTCGAGCTCACCGCGGTCGCCGTCGGCGGCATCCAGGGCGCCATGTTCGCCGCACGGCTCACGGAACGGCAGATCGACCTGCTCGGCATCGGCCTCATCGGCGTGCTCGTCGCCCTCGGCGGCGGCCTGCTGCGCGACCTCCTCATCAACCAGCTGCCGGCGATGGTGCAGAACAACTGGTACCTGCCGACGGCGACCGGCGCCGCCCTCTTCGGCATGCTCCTGTTCCGGATCTTCAACCGGCTGAACGGCCTCATCATCGTGCTCGACGCGCTCACGATCGGCGCCTTCGGCGCGATCGGCACGACGAAAGCGCTCGCCTGGGGCGTGCCCGTGGTGCCGGCCGTGTTCGTCGGCGTCGCCTCCGCAGTCGGCGGATCCATCCTGCGCGACATCGCGCTGAACCTGCCGATCGCGCTCATGCACGTCGGCTCGCTCTACGCCGTCGCGGCCGCCGTCGGCACGATCCTCATCGTCGTGCTCGTCGCCTTCGGCGTGCCGATGCTCATCGCCGGCATCGCCTGCGTCGTCGTGACCACGCTCATCCGGCTCGGTTCGGTGCGCTGGGGGTGGAGCCTGCCCGAACAACGGGCGATCTCGGGGTGGCGCGTGTGGCGCCGCGCGTGACCGCCCGTCGTCCGGGCCGGCGCCTCAGGCGCCGACGGCCTCGAACGCCGGCTCGGCGCCCCGCGCCGTGCGGCGGGCGCGATTGACGGCCGACACGATCGCCTTCAGCGATGCGGTCGCGATGTCGGCATCCACCCCCACACCCCAGAGGGTGCGGCCCTCGACCTGGCATTCGACGTAGGCGGCGGCGACCGCGTCGCCTCCGGCCGAGAGCGCGTGCTCGGCGTAGTCGAGCACGCGCACATCCACCCCGGCCCCGTTCAGCACCGCCACGAAGGCGGCGATCGGCCCGTTGCCGGTGCCCACGGCATCCACCGAGACCTCCCCGTCGCGCAGGCCCACGTCGACGCGCACCTCGCCGGTCAGCTCGTTCTCGGTCTTCAGCGACAACAGTTCGAAGCGGCCCCACTTCTCGTCGGGGCGCTCGGCGGGAGCCGGCAGGTACTCGTCGGTGAAGACGCGCCAGATCTCCTCGCTCGTGACCTCGCCGCCCTCCGCGTCGGTCTTGGCCTGCACGACGCCCGAGAACTCGATCTGCAGACGCCGCGGCAGCTCGAGGGCGTGATCGGCCTTCAGCAGGTAGGCGACGCCGCCCTTGCCGGACTGCGAGTTGACCCGGATGACGGCCTCGTAGCTGCGCCCCAGATCCTTCGGGTCGACGGGCAGGTACGGCACCGCCCACTCGGCCTGGTCGACGGGCACGCCCGTCTCGGCCGCACGGGCCTCCATCGCCTCGAAGCCCTTCTTGATCGCATCCTGATGCGATCCCGAGAACGCCGTGTAGACGAGGTCGCCGGCCCAGGGGCTCCGCTCGGGCACCGGCAGCTGATTGCAGTACTCGGCGGTGCGCTTGATTTCGTCGAGGTTCGAGAAGTCGATCTGCGGGTCGATGCCCTGCGTGAACAGGTTGATGCCGAGCGCGACGAGGTCGACGTTGCCGGTGCGCTCGCCGTTGCCGAAGAGGCACCCCTCGATGCGGTCGGCCCCGGCCTGGTAGCCGAGCTCGGCTGCCGCGACCGCCGTGCCGCGGTCGTTGTGCGGGTGCAGCGAGAGGATGACGTTCTCGCGGTGGGCGAGATGACGGTTCATCCACTCGATGGAGTCGGCGTACACGTTCGGCGTGGCCATCTCGACGGTGGCCGGCAGGTTGATGATGACCTTGCGTTCGGGAGTGGGCTCGAAGACCTCGAGCACCTGGTTGCAGATGTCGACGGCGAACTCGAGCTCGGTGCCCGTATAGCTCTCGGGCGAGTACTCGTAGTAGACGGTCGTGCCGGGCACGCTCGCCTCCATCTCGCGGCACTTCCGGGCGCCGTGCAGGGCGATGTCGACGATGCCCTGCCGATCGCTGCGGAAGACGACCTCCCGCTGCAGGATGCTCGTCGAGTTGTAGAGATGCACGATCGCCTGCTTGGCGCCGCGGATCGCCTCGTAGGTGCGCTCGATGAGGTGGTCGCGGGCCTGAGTGAGCACCTGGATGGTGACGTCGTCGGGGATCAGCCCGTCGTCGATGAGGGTGCGGACGAAGTCGAAGTCGGTCTGGCTCGCGCTCGGGAAGCCGACCTCGATCTCCTTGTAGCCCATCTTCACGAGCAGTTCGAACATGATGCGCTTGCGCTCGGGGCTCATCGGGTCGATGAGGGCCTGGTTGCCGTCTCGGAGGTCGACGGCGCACCAGCGCGGGGCGACCTCGATGCGGCGGTCGGGCCAGGTGCGGTCCGGCAGCTCGACGCGGATCTGCTCGTGGAACGGACGGTACCGGTGCACGGGCATCGGGGACGGCTTCTGGGTGTTCTGCATGTGCTCTTCTCGCTTCAGTCGAAAAATGTCAGCCGACGGCGGAACTCCGCAGCGAGGGAGGCCTTAGAACGAGGACTCGCTGCGGCAGCGAAGGAGAAGCAGGCCGTGAAGCACGAGGTCAGGCTACCACCATCGGCCGGGATGCCGACGCCGGCCGGCACCGCCGTGCGGCCCGCGGCCGCTCAGCGCGGCACGGCCTGGGCCCGCAGCCGGCGCTCGAGATCGTCCAGCCGCTCGATCACGATCCGGCGGAGCGCCCGGGGCGCCTCGCGGCTCGCGGCCAGCCAGCCCCGCGCGGCGACGGCGAATGGATGCGTCGCCGCATCGCCGTCGGCGAGTTCGGCATCCGCCGGGAAGAGGCCCGTGACCACCCGCGTCGCCTGACCCTGGCTCTGCGCGGCCCACACCCCCTCGATGCGCTGCCAGTACTCGGCCTCGTGGCCGGCGCCGACTCCGCCCGGATCGATGCGGAGACCGTCGATCGTCGCCTGCAGCCCGTCGTTCGAGAGGACCGAGCCGTCGGCCGCGCGCCCTGTGTACGCGGCCTCGCGGGCGGCATCCTTCACGGCGGCGTCGGGGCGTGCGGCCAGGGCCCGCGTGAGCTCCACGGTCGAAACCGCGGTGGGTGCTGACGCCTGCGCCTCGCGCAGGGCGGCCTCGCCGAGGCGCCCGTGGGCGCTGAGGACGACGCGGGCGCTCCAGGCGAGCTCCTCCCCGAGCCCGAAGCCCGGGTCCTCGAGCCGACGTTCGACACGGTCGAGCAGGGACGCGGACGGGGTTCGCACCTCCCCGAGCACGTCGAACAGGGTGCGCAGCAGCACCGTGCGCCGGTCGGAGGGCTCCGGGCGCTCGGCCACGGCATCGGCGAGGAAGCCGGCCAGGTGTTCGAGCCGGCCCTGCCGCGTCTCAGCGGGGGTGTATGCGGCCAGGCCGGATCCGGCCTGCTGCAGCAGCTGCGCGAACACCCCGGGATCGGTCACGAGGTGCCCGGTGGCGATCACCCCGTCCGCGAAGCGCTCGACGGCCAGCTCCCCGTCGCGCACCATGTTCCAGACCCCGGCGAACGCCGTGGCGCGCGCCAGTTCGCCCTCGAGGCCCGCCGTGAGCACGACCTCAAGGGCGTGCGTATCGGGCACGATCTTCGCGTAGCTCAGGTCGCCGTCGTTCGGCAGCAGCACCCGGTCGACCGGCAGGCCCGAAAGGGCGGGCAGGGCGAGTTCGGCGCCCTCGATGCGGGCGTCGATCGCGACCTCGAAGCCGGCCGGCGCCTCCCCCTCCGGCCGGTAGACGCCGATGCGGAGCACGTGCGGGCGCAGCACCGTCTCACCGGTGCGCGGATCGACGCCGTCCTGCCGCAGCAGCGCCGAAGCGATGACGCCGCCCTCGCGCACCGTCTCGACGCGCAGCCGGTTCACGCCCGCGGTGGTGAGCCAGGCATCCGCCCAGCCCTGCATGTCGCGCCCGGATGCCTCGCTGAGCGCCGCGAGGAAGTCGTCGAGCGTCGTGTTGCCCCACGCATGCCGCGCGAAGTACGTGCGCGCTGCGGCGAAGAACGCCTCGGCGCCGACGAAGGCCGACAGCTGCCGCAGCACCGACGCGCCCTTCGCATAGGTGATGCCGTCGAAGTTCTGGTCGGCCGCTTCGAGGTCGACGATGTCGGCGACGATGGGATGCGTCGTCGGATACTGGTCCTGCCGGTACGCCCACGCCTTGCGCTTCGAGGCGAACGCCGTCCATGCCGTCGTGAAGCGGGTCGCCTCGTCGACGGCGAGCGTGCCCACGTAGTCGGCGAACGATTCCTTCAGCCACAGGTCGTCCCACCAGCGCATCGTGACGAGGTCGCCGAACCACATGTGGCACATCTCGTGCAGGATCGTGTTGGCGCGCTGCTCGTGCTGCGACTGCGTCGCCGGCGAGGTGAACACGTAGTTCTCCGTGAACGTCACCAGCCCCGGGTTCTCCATCGCACCGAGGTTGTACTCGGGCACGAACACCTGGTCGTACTTGCCCCAGGGGTATGCGGAGTCGAAACGGTCGTGGAACCAGTCCAGGCCCTGCCTGGTGATCTCGAACACCTCGTCGGCGTCCATGCTCGGCGCCAGCGACGCGCGCGTCGAGATGCGCAGCGGCACGCTCACCTCCTCGCCGGAGGCGGTACGGCCGGTGTACTCGTCGTGCCACACCGCGTACGGGCCGGCGAGGAAGGTCGTGATGTACGTCGACATCGGCAGGGTCTCGGCGAACACGCGCCGGGAAGCGCCCGCCCCTGCAGGCTCCTCGGAGGCCAGCGCGCCGTTCGCAGCGACATGCCAGGACGTATCGGCGGTGATCGCGACCCGGAACCGGGCCTTCAGATCGGGCTGGTCGAAGCACGGATAGATCCGCCGGCAGTCGACGGGCTCGTTCTGCGAGTACAGGTAGACGGCCCCGTCGGCCGGGTCGACGAAGCGGTGCACGCCCTCCCCCGAACGCGAATAGATCGACGCGGAGACGATGTCGACCTCGTTGTGCTCCGCGAGCGGGCCGATCACGATCCGCGCCCCGTCGAGGATCGACGCGACATCCTGCTCGACCCCGTTCAGGGTCACGGAGTCGACGCGCGCGCCGAGGTAGTCGAGGAAGGTGCTTGCGCCCGTCTCCGCATCGAAACGCACGCGCGTGCGCACCGGGAAGGTGTCGACCGCGGGGTCTGCGGCGGCCGAGAAGTCGACGTCGATGTCGTAGTCGCGGGTGCGCACGATGCGCGCCCGGGCGGCGGCCTCATCGCGGCGCAGGTTCTCGTTGTACGGGCGCGGGAGCTCGGTCATCCACACAGTCAATCACCGACGGCGGGTGCGGGGTGCGGATGCCGGAGCGCACCGGCATCCGCACCCCGCACGCCCGTCAGTCGACGGCGAGCGCCACGACCGGCGAGACGCGGCCGGCCCGGCGCGCCGGCGCGAGCGAGGCG belongs to Agromyces archimandritae and includes:
- a CDS encoding DsbA family oxidoreductase; the protein is MTDPIKIDIWSDIACPWCYIGKRHLEAGIAGLGENAPDIEIEYHSFELAPDTPVDFEGSEIDFLAAHKGMPEEQVRQMLGHVSGVAKAAGLDYDFDALKHTKTLKAHELLHFAKEHGAQLALKERLLSAYFTEGGHVGRIDELVGFAAEVGLDADAAREALESGRYAAAVQADIAQAGAYGIQGVPFFVFDGKYGVSGAQPAEVFGQVITQVGAERSGEAA
- the dusB gene encoding tRNA dihydrouridine synthase DusB; amino-acid sequence: MTRPVSPISIGGLSLDVPVVLAPMAGITNTAFRRLCREYGAGLYVSEMITSRALVERTPESMRLITHHESETPRSIQLYGVDPKTVADAVTLLVAEDRADHIDLNFGCPVPKVTRKGGGAALPWKTELFRGIVEGAVRAAGDIPLTVKMRKGIDADHLTYLEAGRIAEGAGAAAVALHARTASEFYSGQADWSAIRALKETVTSIPVLGNGDIWSADDALRMLAETGADGVVVGRGCLGRPWLFGDLAGAFTGEPRKAEPTLGEVADAFRRHAELLVEFFDSEIRGCRDIRKHVAWYFKGYPVGGELRARLATVESLAELDELLGTLDRSTPYPGEGAEGPRGRAGTPKTPALPEGWLASRELAGGDRTTLVDAELDTSGG
- the dnaG gene encoding DNA primase, producing MAGRIRQSDVEEVKARTNIADIVGEHVALKSAGVGSMKGLCPFHDERSPSFHVRPQLGYYHCFGCGESGDVYTFLQRMDHVTFSEAVERLAGRIAFELHYEDGGPGKNLGNRARILAANQAAAEFFVERLAAPDAEPARRFLGERGFDPAAADRFGVGFAPKSWDALTKHLTARGFVTEELAAAGLVSQGDRGVYDRFRGRLVWPIRDVTGQTVGFGARRLLDDDQGPKYLNTPETAVYHKAQVLYGLDLAKREISKQRRVVVVEGYTDVMACHLAGVTTAIATCGTAFGAEHIKLLRRVLGDDSGVGEVVFTFDGDAAGQQAAMRAFGEEQRFAAQTFVAVAPDGLDPCDLRLAKGDAAVRRLVETKTPMFEFAIRQTISRFDLETVEGRVGALRAAAPVVADIRDPALRPGYTRELARMLGVELGDVTRAVRAAGGRGRPVEQPRPPGRPADASAEPAERPFSLADLPNDPAARLERDALQALLQYPDAAGDDLVRQALDARFGQASLAVVRDGIASLTASGAPVTVDRVIAEVPQPFAGLVTQLAVAPIPQRGEADPAGYVRGVLTSVVDRELLRQKQELLGRLQRSDRSDAEAFRALQQALVGIERDRRALRPE
- a CDS encoding deoxyguanosinetriphosphate triphosphohydrolase, encoding MAAEARASAYTGFDAERRLPEEHFTPRSDFARDRGRLLHSSALRRLAAKTQVLSPTAGLDFARNRLTHSLEVAQVGRELGESLGLDPDVVDTACLAHDLGHPPFGHNGERALNEWAADIGGFEGNAQTLRLLTRLEPKVFGPDGTSYGLNLTRASLDASCKYPWPADSSVADPSGRAKYGFFRDDVEVFEWMRRGAPPRVRCIEAQVMDLSDDIAYSVHDFEDAIVNGYIDPAALTARSDHDALVRGMLDWIGDEVPEDELLAAFDRLDGLDGWLGGWSGSREELAALKNLTSQLIGRFVHGAEAATREAYPQTQLARFGASIVVPPEVSAEIAVLKGIVATHVMSRNTRQPIYAEQRVVLAGLAEVLSETGAAHLDPGFAADWRAAADDAARTRVIVDQVASLTDQSALAWYERLVRH
- a CDS encoding isoprenyl transferase — encoded protein: MSPYTHPDAVPFRPLDWTGIHPPKLPKGAVPQHVAVVMDGNGRWANRKGLTRIEGHKAGEAALLDVVAGAIQIGVKHLSVYAFSTENWKRSPEEVRFLMGYNRDVLHRRRDQLNEWGVRIRWAGRRPRLWKSVIDELRFAERLTAGNSTLTLTMCVNYGGRNEITDAVRSIADDVAAGRLKPSAVSEKLIARRLYVPELPDVDLFVRSSGEQRTSNFMLWQSAYAEMVFLDTLWPDFTREDLWEAIGVYASRNRRFGGAVDAPAV
- a CDS encoding aminoacyl-tRNA deacylase, which translates into the protein MAEEQPSGVERVRADAASRGLEIEIVERPAAGSLAEAAALLGIEPADIVKSLVLKRSDDTFVFALVPGGRKISWPKLRTLLGVNKLQLPDAALALAATGYERGTITPLGSTTAWPVVADVSIAGRRVSMGAGAHGYSAFVDAGRLIAALEATVADISEPE